The genomic interval ACGGCAGCGCATCGGCCCCGCAGGCGCCGCTCAACTTCGGCGACGCCAGCGGCGTCACGCTCACCGGCGCCATCATCCCCGTCGCCCAGTTCGAGTATGAAGTCTGCTTCAAGTGCCACGCCGACCGCAGCGCCGTGCCGCCCGTGGTTACGCGCCAGGTGATGACGGACAATCTGCGTTACAAGTTTGACTTCACCGCCGTGTCCTATCACCCCGTCGCCGCGACCGGCCGCAACAACGACGTGCCGAGCCTGCGGCCGCAGTGGACCACGGCGAGCATGATCTACTGCTATGACTGCCACAACTCCGACGCGGGCGTCCGCAGCGGCGGCGGCGGGCCCGACGGCGTGCACGGCTCGAGCCACGCGCCCCTGCTCGCGCGCCAGTATTCGATGATCGACTACACGAGCGAGAGCGCGACGAGTTACGCGCTGTGCTACCACTGTCATGAACGCAACAGCATCCTTGGCGACGAGTCGTTCCCGACGCACCGCAAGCACATCGTCGATGAGCGCACCACCTGTTCGACCTGCCACGATGCGCACGGCATCTCCTCGCACGGCAGCACGATCAACAACAGCAACCTCATCAACTTCGACCTGTCGATCGTCTTCCCCGACCCGTCCTCAGGGCGCCTCGAGTTCATCGACCAGGGCCGCTTCGCCGGCCAGTGCTTCCTCAGCTGCCACGGCGAAAACCACTCGCCACGCGCGTATGGGGATTGATGCCCAATCGGAGCAACGATGCACCACGCCGCGGTGCCGTGGTCAAGCGAAGCGCGGTGCCGTGGTCAAGCGAGGCTCCGCGAGCGCAGGCCACGCGATGGCGCAAACGGTGAGCGAATTACGCAGAAGTTCGTATGTGCTGAAGCGTGGCCCGCCCGTCGCAGCCTTCGATCAGACTCAGGCCAGGAAGCCGACCTCTGGACCACGGCACCCGCATCACTGGATGTGCACGGCCGGCGGCCACCCGCCCGCGCTCAATCCGACCGGATGTACACCTTGCGCCTCGAGCGGACGCTCGAGCCGCCGCCGCCCATCGAGCCGAGATCGACGAGCACGGCGATCACGATCAGCACGATCCACAAGCCCGTGATCGAATGACCGGGCGCCGAGTGCCATGCCAGCGCATACGCCAGCGTCGTGAACGGCAGGAACAGGAACCCCAGAAACGCCCAGAGGTCGTTCTTGTACGCCGGGCCCAGCCAGTCCGAAAAGATCACGATGAGCACGATGGCCACGCGCGGGGCGAAGATGGCGATGAGTCCTGCGAGACAGGGCATGCACAACGCTACGACCGATGCGGGCGGCAGGCTACAGGATTTGACCTGCATCGGCGACGGCAAAGCGCCTTGAGCCCCGCCGCCGCGCCTACTGTCGGCGGTCGTGCTTGGCTGGCTGAGCCCATCTTCGCTCCACCCGATGGCGCGCCGCAACTACCGCCCCGAGCTGCTGGCCGTGTGCACCTGGCCGGTCACCGCGGCGATGTTCGAAGGCGCTGTCACCGGCATTCTCGCCAAGAAGGCCTTCGACGACACGCCCGACTGGATCATCGCCACCCTCGCCGCAGCCCCGGCGTTCTGCAACATGTCGAGCCTCATCTGGGCCCGCCTGGCCAACGGCCGCCGCACGCTGCACAACCTGCTCATGCTGCAACTGGGTGTGGTGGCGCTGGTTGCGTGCATCGCCCTGCTGCCGCGCACCGAAGCGGGCCTCTACCTCTTCACCTTACTGGCCGTGGGGGCCCGGCTGCTCATGACCGGCGTGATTACGCTGCGCGCCGTGCTCTGGCGCGCCAACTACCGCCGCCACGAGCGCGGCGCCATCACCGGCCGGCTCATTCTCATCCAGACCATGCTCGTCTCGCTCACGGCGCTGCTGCTGGGCGCGGTGATGGACATCGACCGAGACAGTTTCCACTTCGTCTATGGTGCCGCGGTCTTCTTCGGCCTCGCGGGCGTGTGGTTCTTTTCGCGGCTGCGCCTGCGGCACCCGTTTCTCATCCGCCCGAGCCTGGCGCCGCGCGAGCATCCGCCCGGCGGGGCCCTGGCCGGCCTGCTCGCCGAGTGGGGCGGCACGCTCAACGAGATGATCGTCATCATGCGCAGCGACGCCGCCTACCGCGGCTTCATGGTCTGCATGTTCATCCTGGGCATCTCCAATCTCGCCCTGGACGGCCCGCTCATCAAGGTCGTCGATGAGCAGTTTCACCTTTCTTACCTGGGCTCGCTGCTGCTGCTCAACTCCCTGCCCCTGGCGCTCATGCCGGTGTTCATTCCCATCTGGTCGCGCCTTCTGGGCCGCTGCCACATCATCCGCTATCGCGCGATCCACGGCTGGACGTTCGTCATCGCCCAGTTCCTCGTCTTCGCGGCGGTGATGAACGACTCGATCGCCCTGCTCACCGCCGGCCTGGCGGTGCGCGGCGTGGGCGTGGCCGGCGGCGAACTTGCCTGGAACCTCGGCCACAACGACTTCGCCTCCAGCGAGCGCGCCAGCACCTACATGACCATCCACGTCACGCTCACCGGCGTCCGCGGGCTTATCAGCGGCTACGTGGGCATGTGGCTTTATGCCGGATTCCCGACGACACACGGCGTCGTCCCGCTGCTCGGGGAATACGCTTTCCTCTTCTGGGCCATCATCTGCACGCTGGGCGCGCTGGGCTTTGTCTATCTCAATTTCCGCCTGGCGCACCTCACGCGCCGCGGCCCGCAGGAGCAGCGTTGATGCAGCACATCCTCGGCCACAACCGCGCCATCGAGACGCTCCAGGCCGCGCTCCAGGCCGGGCGCCTGCACCACGCGTGGATCTTCCACGGCCCGCCGGGCGTGGGCAAGCGCACGACGGCCGAGGCGCTGGCCGCGATCCTGCTCGACCCCGACGCCGCGCCCAATCTCGCCGGCGTGATCGAGGCCGACCCGCAGAGCCGCACGGCGCGCCTCATCGCCGCCGGCACGCATCCTGATCTCCACGTGGTCCATCGCGGCCTGTCGTCGTACGTGAGCGACGCGCGCACCCGCCGCGGCAAGCAGACGAACATCCCCGCCGAAGTGGTGCGCGAGTTCATCGTCGATCCCGCAGCGCGCTCGGGCCACAACAGCGCCTCGCGCGCTTCAAAGGTGTTCATCGTTGACGAAGCTGAGCTGCTCGACGACAACGGCCAGAACATCCTGCTCAAGACGCTCGAAGAGCCCCCACCGGGCACGGTGCTCATTCTCATCACCGCGCACGAAGATGAACTGCTGCCCACCATCCGCAGCCGCTGCCAGCGCGTGGCGTTCGGCCCGCTCGATGACGACGCGATGGGCAAGTGGATCGCCGCCGCGGGTTTCGATCTCCCGGCAACGCAGCTGCGCTGGCTGGTGCACTTCGCGCAGGGCTCGCCCGGTCTGGCGACGCAGGCCGTGCGGCACGGCCTGTTCGAGTGGCACGAGACGCTGGCGCCGATGATCCGCGATCTGCAGGTGGGCGCATATGCGGCGGAAATGGGCTCGACGATCGCCAGACTCATCGACGCCCACGCCACCGCCAGGCAGAAGGAGAACCCCAACGCCAGCAAGGAGTCAGGCAACCGCGAAGCAGCCGACTTCGTCTTCATTCTCCTGTCGCGCGAGATCGGGGCTCTGCTGGGCGCGGCGATCGCGGCGGGCGGCGACGTGGAGCCTCACCTGAGCGCCATCGAATTGGTCCACGAAGCCGAGCGCCAGCTCGACTCGCACCTCAATCTGACGCAGGTCTTTGAAAACCTCGTGATCCAGTGGGCGAACCTGTTCGACAAGGCGGCCACGTGAGCGCGGCCCGGCCGGCTTTAGCCCTGCACGCTGATGGACAGGCCGGCGACGCGATCCTCAGCCGGTTCGCGCGGGCTCGATGGCCGCTGTCCTGAAGCCGCGGCCTTCAGCCCGGCTCGCTCCTCGCGCAACTTCTCCATCGCCATGACCCACGTCTCGCGCTCGTAGTCGAGGAGCTTGATGACCTCGTCGACAATGTCGGCGTCGCGCTGCGAACTGGCTTCCATGAGCCGGCGGTACATGTAGGTGTACAGGGCCGCCAGGCGCCGGCACAGGTCCGGCGCGATCTCCGGCCGCAGCGCGTTGATCAACTCCATCAGGATGTCCTGGCACTGGTGAATGCCCTGGTAGCTCTTCTCGAAATTGCGCTCGCGCAGGCCGTCGGCCCCCTGCCGAGCGAAGCGCAGGGCGCCTTCGAGCAGCATGAGCCGCAATTCCTCGGGCGTGGCCGAAAAGACGCGCTGGCGGAGATAGGCGTTGGCCTGGTCGTTCATAGATCTCATCAGATCGGCCGGCAGGCCGCTCCACGTTCATCTTGCCGCCAACGTCCGCATAAGGCGTCCGCGCGAGGTTATGCCACCGGGCGAATCGCCCCAAGCGCCGACTGCTGCTGCTGGAGCGACGCCAGGGCCGTCTCCATCGCGGCAAACTGCCGCGTAAGTTGCTCCCGCCGCGCTTCGAGCCGCACGTCGAACGCTTCGATCCGCTTCTTCTGAATCTCGATGAGCGTGTCGTAGTTCTTGCGCACGACGGTCATGGTGCCGTCGATCGAGTCCGTCATGTCCTTGACGAGCTCGTTGAGCCGCTCCACCACGCCCAGCGATTCGAAGATCGGCTCGGATGACTCATACGAGATCCCGTTGCCCAGGTCGATCGACTGATCGTCGGCCAGTTTGCGCGCCGCAAAGACATTCGCCACGGCGTCCGGATCGGAGGTCAGCGCCTCGCGCAGCGTCTCTTCGTTGAGCACGAGTTTGCCGCCCGTGCCGACGTTGATGCCGATCTGCGCCAGGTTCTGGTACGAAGTATCCACCCCCAGCGCGCTGCCCTGCACCGTGCGGTACAACTGCGCCTCGATGCTCGCGATCGTCGAGTTGCCCAGCAGCACGCCCCGTTCTTCGGTTTCGGAGTCGTAACTGCCGAGGTCGTTGATGCGCGTAATCACCGCGTTGAACGAGGTGATCCACGATTTGACCGTCTCGATCTGCTTGGTCGTGTCCTCGGTGATCGTGAGCGTCACCGGCGTCTCGCTTGGCGACTTCAGGTCGATCTTCACGCCCGTCACGACATTGTCGAGCGTGTTGGTCGTGCTCGTGACGAGCACCGCCCGCGCCGGATCAGTCGAGCCGAAGAACACCACGGCGTCCTGGGCCTCATTCAGTTCCGTCAGCCCAAGGTCCACGCCCCCCGTGTCGATGATGAGATCGCCCGCCGTGCCCGAGATCTTGCTCGTGAGCGACAGGTAATACGGCTTCTCGCCAGTGCCGTTGTTGATCAGCGACGCCGACACGTTGAAGCCGGCGTTGTTTAGTTTCGTAATCAGATCATCAAGCGTGTCCGTCGCCTCGAGTTCGAGCGTCTGTTCGTACGAGCCGTTGATGAAGTTGTTGTCCGTGACGTCCTCGGCGCTGCCGAGGATGTTGAGATCCTTGGCGGTCGAGCCCGTGACGCTCTCGACCTTGATCGGTGCAAACGGGTTGTCTGAGGTGCTCTCGATGAGCAGGCCGTCGCCCGTGTCGTTTACGCGCGCGTTGATCGCCAGGCCCTTGGAGTTGATTTCGGCGATGATGTCCTGGAGCGTCTTGGAGTCGGAGCCGATGTCGATGACGGCGTCCTCGCCCTCCCCGTCGGTGATTCGGAACGATCCTTTGCCGATGCCCCGGCCGTAGTTCATGTTGGTCAGCAGCGTCGAGCCGGCGACATACTGCAGTTGGAGGTTCGTGCCCCGCACGGTGTCGCTCGCCACGCCGGCCGGATCGGTTTCGATGCCCAGCGCCGCGGCCGCGTCGCCCCCGACAATGAAATTGCTCCCCCCGCCGACCGTGTCCGTGAGGAGCAGCCCGTTGCCGGCGGAGTTGAGCGAAGCGGTAACGTTGAGCGTCGCCGAGGCGTTGATGGCGTCGATGATGTCGCTCATCGACGAATTCGGATCGAGCGTGATCGTGTCGAAATTGCCCGCCCGGTCGGTGATCTCCAGCGTCGTGCCGCCGCCCAGGCCGCTGCCGCCGTTGAGGCTCCGCGTGAGCACCGAGTTCAACCCGGCCTTGATCTGATCGCCGCCGATGACCGTCGGCGTGCCCGGATCGGCCGACTTGAAGATGCCCAGGTCGATCGCGCCCTGCGTCGCCCCGGCCGTGCCGGCGAGCACCTGGAACGTCGAGCCGCCCGTGGTGCTGTCTGTCAGTTCGATGCTCAACCCGTCGGCGCTGATGTCCAGCGTCACCGCGCCGCTTGTCTGCGACTCGATGCGGTCCTTGACGCCCTGCAGCGTGGTTACGGCCTCGAGCGTGTCCTCGCCCGAGGTGATCTTGCCGAGCTTGATCTCGTAGATCGTGCCGTCCGCCGTCTGGATGTTGAAATCCGTCAGGTCGATGCCGGAGTTGATCAGCACGCCGTTGCCGTCGTTGAGCGTGGCCAGGCGGGTGTTGAGGCCGATGGAGTTGATCTGCGTGCCGACGATCTCGCCCACGGCCGTGCCGGCGATGCCCAGCGACGTGGCGGTCGTGTAGCCGGTGGCATCTTCAATCTTCAGCGAGCCGCCGCCGCCGGCGTTGTCGGTGACCGTAAGGCCTGTGCCGTCGCTGCTGATCTTCGCGGTGACATTCACCGTCTCGTCGGCATTGATCGCATCGAGCACATCCTGCATCGTCACCACGCGCGAGAGGTCGATGGTCGAGACGGCGCCCGACGAGTCGGTGATCTTGATCTTGCCGCGACTGACGCCGTTGCCGTTGTTCAGCCCCGCCAGGGCCGTATCCGTTTCGAGCCGACCCTTGCCGTATTCGAACGACAGGTCGGTCATATTCAGAGGCGTCGCGTCGC from Phycisphaerales bacterium carries:
- the fliD gene encoding flagellar filament capping protein FliD; this translates as MTGISTSVGLISGIDTGSLIEQLLAVESRPKVLALNRQAQLQAEQSAFLGLNSLLLALQSASAKFGKDKTFDLKSATSSNESVLKGTATASAQAGTYTFLVDQLVSTNQYLSAGFADRDATPLNMTDLSFEYGKGRLETDTALAGLNNGNGVSRGKIKITDSSGAVSTIDLSRVVTMQDVLDAINADETVNVTAKISSDGTGLTVTDNAGGGGSLKIEDATGYTTATSLGIAGTAVGEIVGTQINSIGLNTRLATLNDGNGVLINSGIDLTDFNIQTADGTIYEIKLGKITSGEDTLEAVTTLQGVKDRIESQTSGAVTLDISADGLSIELTDSTTGGSTFQVLAGTAGATQGAIDLGIFKSADPGTPTVIGGDQIKAGLNSVLTRSLNGGSGLGGGTTLEITDRAGNFDTITLDPNSSMSDIIDAINASATLNVTASLNSAGNGLLLTDTVGGGSNFIVGGDAAAALGIETDPAGVASDTVRGTNLQLQYVAGSTLLTNMNYGRGIGKGSFRITDGEGEDAVIDIGSDSKTLQDIIAEINSKGLAINARVNDTGDGLLIESTSDNPFAPIKVESVTGSTAKDLNILGSAEDVTDNNFINGSYEQTLELEATDTLDDLITKLNNAGFNVSASLINNGTGEKPYYLSLTSKISGTAGDLIIDTGGVDLGLTELNEAQDAVVFFGSTDPARAVLVTSTTNTLDNVVTGVKIDLKSPSETPVTLTITEDTTKQIETVKSWITSFNAVITRINDLGSYDSETEERGVLLGNSTIASIEAQLYRTVQGSALGVDTSYQNLAQIGINVGTGGKLVLNEETLREALTSDPDAVANVFAARKLADDQSIDLGNGISYESSEPIFESLGVVERLNELVKDMTDSIDGTMTVVRKNYDTLIEIQKKRIEAFDVRLEARREQLTRQFAAMETALASLQQQQSALGAIRPVA
- the fliS gene encoding flagellar export chaperone FliS, which encodes MNDQANAYLRQRVFSATPEELRLMLLEGALRFARQGADGLRERNFEKSYQGIHQCQDILMELINALRPEIAPDLCRRLAALYTYMYRRLMEASSQRDADIVDEVIKLLDYERETWVMAMEKLREERAGLKAAASGQRPSSPREPAEDRVAGLSISVQG
- a CDS encoding DNA polymerase III subunit; this encodes MQHILGHNRAIETLQAALQAGRLHHAWIFHGPPGVGKRTTAEALAAILLDPDAAPNLAGVIEADPQSRTARLIAAGTHPDLHVVHRGLSSYVSDARTRRGKQTNIPAEVVREFIVDPAARSGHNSASRASKVFIVDEAELLDDNGQNILLKTLEEPPPGTVLILITAHEDELLPTIRSRCQRVAFGPLDDDAMGKWIAAAGFDLPATQLRWLVHFAQGSPGLATQAVRHGLFEWHETLAPMIRDLQVGAYAAEMGSTIARLIDAHATARQKENPNASKESGNREAADFVFILLSREIGALLGAAIAAGGDVEPHLSAIELVHEAERQLDSHLNLTQVFENLVIQWANLFDKAAT